The following are encoded together in the Bubalus bubalis isolate 160015118507 breed Murrah chromosome 14, NDDB_SH_1, whole genome shotgun sequence genome:
- the CREM gene encoding cAMP-responsive element modulator isoform X16 produces the protein MAAATGDMPTYQIRAPTTALPQGVVMAASPGSLHSPQQLAEEATRKRELRLMKNREAARECRRKKKEYVKCLENRVAVLENQNKTLIEELKALKDLYCHKAE, from the exons Atggctg CTGCCACTGGCGACATGCCGACTTACCAGATCCGAGCTCCGACTACTGCTTTGCCACAGGGAGTGGTGATGGCTGCCTCCCCCGGAAGCCTGCACAGTCCCCAGCAGCTAGCAGAGGAAGCGACACGCAAACGGGAGCTGAGGCTAATGAAAAACAG GGAAGCTGCCCGGGAGTGtcgcaggaagaagaaagaatatgTCAAGTGTCTTGAAAACCGCGTGGCTGTGCTTGAAAACCAAAACAAGACCCTCATTGAGGAACTCAAGGCCCTCAAAGATCTTTATTGCCATAAAGCAGAGTAA
- the CREM gene encoding cAMP-responsive element modulator isoform X14 has product MQKPIMAVTGDETAATGDMPTYQIRAPTTALPQGVVMAASPGSLHSPQQLAEEATRKRELRLMKNREAARECRRKKKEYVKCLENRVAVLENQNKTLIEELKALKDLYCHKAE; this is encoded by the exons ATGCAGAAGCCCATCATGGCTGTAACTGGGGATGAAACAG CTGCCACTGGCGACATGCCGACTTACCAGATCCGAGCTCCGACTACTGCTTTGCCACAGGGAGTGGTGATGGCTGCCTCCCCCGGAAGCCTGCACAGTCCCCAGCAGCTAGCAGAGGAAGCGACACGCAAACGGGAGCTGAGGCTAATGAAAAACAG GGAAGCTGCCCGGGAGTGtcgcaggaagaagaaagaatatgTCAAGTGTCTTGAAAACCGCGTGGCTGTGCTTGAAAACCAAAACAAGACCCTCATTGAGGAACTCAAGGCCCTCAAAGATCTTTATTGCCATAAAGCAGAGTAA
- the CREM gene encoding cAMP-responsive element modulator isoform X11 gives MKQNLRKGRGRELTFAENLPCARHCARHFDIHYRVYSATGDMPTYQIRAPTTALPQGVVMAASPGSLHSPQQLAEEATRKRELRLMKNREAARECRRKKKEYVKCLENRVAVLENQNKTLIEELKALKDLYCHKAE, from the exons ATGAAACAG AACttaaggaagggaagaggaagggaacTAACATTTGCTGAaaacctaccatgtgccaggcactgtgctagacactTTGACATACATTACAGGGTTTATT CTGCCACTGGCGACATGCCGACTTACCAGATCCGAGCTCCGACTACTGCTTTGCCACAGGGAGTGGTGATGGCTGCCTCCCCCGGAAGCCTGCACAGTCCCCAGCAGCTAGCAGAGGAAGCGACACGCAAACGGGAGCTGAGGCTAATGAAAAACAG GGAAGCTGCCCGGGAGTGtcgcaggaagaagaaagaatatgTCAAGTGTCTTGAAAACCGCGTGGCTGTGCTTGAAAACCAAAACAAGACCCTCATTGAGGAACTCAAGGCCCTCAAAGATCTTTATTGCCATAAAGCAGAGTAA
- the CREM gene encoding cAMP-responsive element modulator isoform X17, whose protein sequence is MPTYQIRAPTTALPQGVVMAASPGSLHSPQQLAEEATRKRELRLMKNREAARECRRKKKEYVKCLENRVAVLENQNKTLIEELKALKDLYCHKAE, encoded by the exons ATGCCGACTTACCAGATCCGAGCTCCGACTACTGCTTTGCCACAGGGAGTGGTGATGGCTGCCTCCCCCGGAAGCCTGCACAGTCCCCAGCAGCTAGCAGAGGAAGCGACACGCAAACGGGAGCTGAGGCTAATGAAAAACAG GGAAGCTGCCCGGGAGTGtcgcaggaagaagaaagaatatgTCAAGTGTCTTGAAAACCGCGTGGCTGTGCTTGAAAACCAAAACAAGACCCTCATTGAGGAACTCAAGGCCCTCAAAGATCTTTATTGCCATAAAGCAGAGTAA
- the CREM gene encoding cAMP-responsive element modulator isoform X15, which yields MQKPIMAVTGDETAATGDMPTYQIRAPTTALPQGVVMAASPGSLHSPQQLAEEATRKRELRLMKNREAAKECRRRKKEYVKCLESRVAVLEVQNKKLIEELETLKDICSPKTD from the exons ATGCAGAAGCCCATCATGGCTGTAACTGGGGATGAAACAG CTGCCACTGGCGACATGCCGACTTACCAGATCCGAGCTCCGACTACTGCTTTGCCACAGGGAGTGGTGATGGCTGCCTCCCCCGGAAGCCTGCACAGTCCCCAGCAGCTAGCAGAGGAAGCGACACGCAAACGGGAGCTGAGGCTAATGAAAAACAG ggAAGCTGCTAAAGAATGTCGACGTCGAAAGAAAGAATATGTCAAGTGTCTGGAGAGTCGAGTCGCGGTGCTGGAAGTTCAAAACAAGAAGCTTATAGAGGAACTGGAAACCTTGAAAGACATTTGCTCTCCCAAAACAGATTAG
- the CREM gene encoding cAMP-responsive element modulator isoform X13: MQKPIMAVTGDETDEETELAPSHMAAATGDMPTYQIRAPTTALPQGVVMAASPGSLHSPQQLAEEATRKRELRLMKNREAAKECRRRKKEYVKCLESRVAVLEVQNKKLIEELETLKDICSPKTD; this comes from the exons ATGCAGAAGCCCATCATGGCTGTAACTGGGGATGAAACAG atgaggaaactgaacttGCCCCAAGTCACAtggctg CTGCCACTGGCGACATGCCGACTTACCAGATCCGAGCTCCGACTACTGCTTTGCCACAGGGAGTGGTGATGGCTGCCTCCCCCGGAAGCCTGCACAGTCCCCAGCAGCTAGCAGAGGAAGCGACACGCAAACGGGAGCTGAGGCTAATGAAAAACAG ggAAGCTGCTAAAGAATGTCGACGTCGAAAGAAAGAATATGTCAAGTGTCTGGAGAGTCGAGTCGCGGTGCTGGAAGTTCAAAACAAGAAGCTTATAGAGGAACTGGAAACCTTGAAAGACATTTGCTCTCCCAAAACAGATTAG
- the CREM gene encoding cAMP-responsive element modulator isoform X12, translating to MQKPIMAVTGDETDEETELAPSHMAAATGDMPTYQIRAPTTALPQGVVMAASPGSLHSPQQLAEEATRKRELRLMKNREAARECRRKKKEYVKCLENRVAVLENQNKTLIEELKALKDLYCHKAE from the exons ATGCAGAAGCCCATCATGGCTGTAACTGGGGATGAAACAG atgaggaaactgaacttGCCCCAAGTCACAtggctg CTGCCACTGGCGACATGCCGACTTACCAGATCCGAGCTCCGACTACTGCTTTGCCACAGGGAGTGGTGATGGCTGCCTCCCCCGGAAGCCTGCACAGTCCCCAGCAGCTAGCAGAGGAAGCGACACGCAAACGGGAGCTGAGGCTAATGAAAAACAG GGAAGCTGCCCGGGAGTGtcgcaggaagaagaaagaatatgTCAAGTGTCTTGAAAACCGCGTGGCTGTGCTTGAAAACCAAAACAAGACCCTCATTGAGGAACTCAAGGCCCTCAAAGATCTTTATTGCCATAAAGCAGAGTAA